ATTCCCAACTAAGTTAATTATtgtgtatttataatttttgcgCTAACAAATATAGAATATACAACTTTGCCATTAAAAGCCTTCTCCATTCAAAAGAGaataatttgtaaattttaCTAATGTAGCATAAAAAAAAAGGGGCTAACCCTAGCTATTAGCTAAACTAATGTGATACTAATAAGCATAGGTGGATAAAGTATGATCTACTTGCTATCAAACTAGTTTAAGTATAAGaaaatctaatgattttttttacgaaattacaaaataaagaatCGAACTCTCATCAATGAGAGATAAAAATGCAGATAATCAACCAATTAAACCATAAAAATTctctcaaatttgaatttttagcCGTTGCGATTTTTAATATCTAAAATTGTGCTGTTTAAACAcgcattttatttttaaaaaatttatgagtgcgaaactcaaaaatcaaaagttaATCGAATTTCAtgtcgatatatatatatatattcaagatataaaattttaaaatctacTCCCAAAATCTACGACAACTCGGAGATTagttaacaaaacaaaaaatttatattatgtctcAAGTCTAATACAAGTCTACATGTTGTCCATTACATTTCATGATTATATAGTCATCCAATTACATCTTCTAAATAAACTAAGATATTTCTCTGCTTTTTTTCTCCCATTCATCATTCTCTCTTTGGCTCATTCTCCCAGAAAAGAACATTCTCTTCATCCGCCATTAACGCTCGCCGCATCACAAGCTTCACTCCATCAACATCACCATTTTTTTTGATCTTCCCATGTATGTAACTTTTGAcctatttaaaatgtttttagttGTTTAATTTTTCATAGTATAGATCTGCGTCTGCGTAAAAATTACGCAGATGCAGATCTATAGTTTTAAGTGAAGTTTAGTAGCTTTTTGGTTAAATTTTGTAATTAGTTGTTTATTGTATGTGTAAAATAGTATGATTGATTGATTGAGTGATTGGTTTTTTTGTAGAGTCAAAGAGGTTGGAGGATCAGATCTAGGAGTTGAAGTGATGTCGTTTACAGGGACTCAACAGAAATGTAAGGCTTGTGAAAAAACTGTTTACCCAGTTGAGCTTTTGTCAGCTGATGGGATTAGTTATCACAAATCTTGTTTCAAGTGTACTCATTGTAAAGGAACTCTCAAGGTAATTTACTTATAAGTTTTGCACGTTATGATCGTATTGCTATGTTTTTATTGTAGAATGGATGTAGATGATTGATAGAATTTGAGTTTAACTTGTTTCGGATTGAGTCGTAGTTGATTGATTAAAACTTGATATTTTGTTGAGAGGACCATAGATTACTGGGTGAGCTAGAGGTGGAGCGAGGATTTGAAGTTCATGGGGTTGGGATTCTAGGTCTTTTATGTTTTGGgttctaaattaataatttgtacATCTTCAATGgatttttaagataaaatacaGGTTTTGACTGGATTCATGGAACCATAAGCTATGCTCTAGCTCCACTGAAGCAAAGATTCAaacttttgacttaaaatgtGGAGGAAACCCCTAACTGATAGATTGCAATTTTTCATCCTACTTAAAGTTTTGCACATTATAATCTTCTTGCTATGTTTTTATTGCATAGTGTTTCTTTCTTGCATGAATAAAGTAGAATGGATGTAGATGATTGATACAATCGAGCTTAACTTGTTTGGGATTTAGTCGTAGTTGATTGATTGAAACTTGATTTTGCCGAGAGAGTGCCATAGATTATTGGGTTTTTCTTAATGTGTTAGAGGTAGAAACTAGAGGTTGAGCCAAGATTTGAAGCTTATGGGGTCAAGATTCTCTTACAGTAGTTCCTTTAAGTTGCCAggttcaaaattaataatttgtgcATATTCAATGGATTTTTAAGACAAATACAGGTTTTGACCAAAGTCCAAAGCTATTGGATTCACGGAACCATAAGCTATATCTAGCTCCACCCCTGGCAGATGCAAAGATTCAAAATCTTGACTTTTAGTGTGCATCAAACTTTAACTGATAATAGATTACAATTTTTCATCCTagattttttcttgatttgagttggaaaaatgataaaagggtaAACTTCCATTATCCTGATGTTGGAGCATGATGCAATAGCAGTTGTAATTTGAGTTGCTACTGGCTCAATCATTAGAATAATTGTCTTAGTATATGTTAGTGGCGGAGAGAGAATTTTTATTAAGGGGTGTTAAAGTATGAAGGATTAAACCCACAAAGAAGCAAAGCCGAGTTGATgtacattatatataaataaaaaaaatagacttTACCTAGCTACACAATGTAATTTTCCGATAAAGGGATGTCAATTGACACCCCTTGACTACATGTGGCTACCGTTGGTGTGTGTAGTATATGTAGAGTTCCAATATGAAAAGATTATGGTGTTTTCATTACTGACTATgttatatgtttatttgatCTTTTCTTAGTTGAGCAGTTACTCctcaatggaaggtgttctgtATTGCAAGCCTCATTTTGAGCAGCTCTATAAGGAGTCTGGCAACTTCAACAAGAACTTTCAATCCCGTAAGTGTTTATTTCTTGTTAATCCTATATTCAACATTAAAGACCAAAATACTTTATCTAATATGAAAATGCATTTTACTTGTGTTAGCTGTGAAGTCAGCTGAGAAGTTAACTCCAATGCTGGTAACAATCTTTGCAACTTTTGATACCTAAGATTAACATACTGAAAGAGAAGAGCAGTGTATTTTTCTTAGATCTGATGCAATGTTGTGCCTcttattctttcttctcttgCTTTCGCCACACAGACAAAATCTCCTAGCAAAGCTGCCGGCATGTTTTCTGGGACACAGGAAAAATGTGCCACCTGTGGTAAAACGGCTTATCCACTCGAGaaggtatatatataaaattctcaaaatttcaccCTATTATGATGTCTTTATTGAGGGATAAATTGTACTCATCATTTAATTGGCTCTGGTCCAAATTGTGAACCTTATCCGGGGAAAAGTGTTTGGTGTTGAGGGGTGGGAGTGCTCATTTCAATAATAGATTTTTTGTTTCTGGAGTTAGTCTTGCGTGTCAAAAAGTTTCATCTCTTTCATCCACAAGATATAgcttcaaagttgatttctgtTGTAAATATTATGCACTTCTGTAATTTCAATCACTTTCTACTGGCACAAGAATGCAGGTTCATCTTTCATCAAATGTAAATATATAAGCCAGGTTTCAAAGTCGGAGAATCTCTCTTTCGATTGGAAACATGCTATGTTGCTGCAGGATGATGGATAATAATATAATGACCCAAATGGGAATGGATGGTAGCTAATAATAGAGTGGTTGAAGTTTGCATGGTTGactattgttgtgatgtgtctgtattctttttaaataaatatagaatagAACAATGTTAGAAATGCCAGTATCATCAGTTCATGGTTCAAGCTTATTTGCTCGCAGCATAATCATTAGTAGTTCTTTGAAGGAAGGATGTCATCCAGTGCACCACTCTATTCTACTTCCTCATTAGACATCCCACTGAATACTAACTCGAAATTATTAGGTAAGTTGTGTGTGTTACCCCATCTTCTCAGCAGCCTCACACCAGTGAACTTTTCCACTTTTGAGTTGTAAGGTAGTAAAGAACTTGAATTTTATTAGGTAAAGTCAACTGTGTGCTAGGTAAGaattccaaaataaaaaaaaggaagagtcATTTGAACCTTCTATATGCTTATTTTAGAAAGTTAGTCGATCTGATTATTGTTAACCTATATATCTAAATGTGTAGCCATCTCcgaaatttgaaacttttcaaaattgaaCTACATATACATTGACTTGTTTATATTCCAGAGTTTTTGAGCTTtgagttcatttcatcatttaaatTGTTGACGACATTTGTCCCTGTTCCGTTGACTACAAATTGTTAATGTCTTTATCTTTTTGAGATGTAAGTATAAACTTTGAAGGGTACCTTCTGGACCATTCATTTTTCAGAACTCCGAAACTGGAGTAGTTTTCAACTGCAGGTCTTACTTCTACAACACTTCAATTTCTTGACATCTAAGTTGATTGACCATTTTTTCAGGTGACAGTGGAGAACCAAAGTTATCACAAGTCGTGTTTCAAGTGTTCTCATGGTGGGTGCTCTTTAAATCCTTCGAATTATGCTGCTCTAGATGGGATTTTGTACTGCAAACCTCATTTTTCACAGCTTTTCAAGGAGAAAGGCAGCTACAATCATTTAATCAAGTCTGCTTCAATGAAGCGTCCAGCAGCAACTGTTCCAGATTCTTAAACTATATCTCCATCAACTATTTTATCCAGGGAGCTTGgtcttttaatatttgtttcCTCCCTTCTTTTCCGTATATCTCCAATTGGTGTGCCATTTTTGTTTACTGTGTGATCTGATTTCCACAACTGTGAAAACTTATCCtttcgttgttgttgttgttgttcctTTAACTTTCGGATGTTAAATGTTCCTGCTGTTTTATCATGACCTTTGGCAGGAAAGTTGTGCAGTCCTTACGAGTGTTGTTACATGATCGTCCTCTCATGCTGTTCTTTATCTGTGTTGACATGCATTTTTCAATTATTAGATTCTAATAGGCTGCATTAGTAATAAATAGTTGGTTTTGGTATCCTGTATCTGTAACCAAAACCAACTAGCTCAACTAAATCCGGATTTGACTTGGTAAACCAACTACCAAGAAGGCTCGAATCAAAGACTTCTAGTTAAGATTAGAAGGATTACACCTATTCTACCATCCCTTGATGGTGTACTATTAGAGTTCAATCTTGATATTTTTCAACCTTGGTGGATTATGGGTGTACATTTTACTACAGGTCTATAGTTTGCCTCTTATGTGATTCTTGTTGAAGCATATACCTATAGAGCACTTGCATCGCGAAAGATTTTAAAGTGGACTCCCCATTGAGAAGATCAACAGGATTTCGCGATCCTCTAATGAATATATTCCAATTTCAAGAGCTAGGATTGAATTAGTATTGATATACCAATTCGATTTGAGTTTGCTTATTATACTGTGGGCAAATTCAATAGTATGCCTTGAAGGGGACTTGAATGCACAAGATTTTGTGTTTCCATTGTACTTTGAAGAGTTGTTTGATTACAACTTACAAAGATTGGATGGCCATATTCGAAGCTATATTATCAAAATACTTATAGGCtaacacaaaaaaattgagaatattgcataatttttgtaaaatggCTCCTAAATGCCTAAAATTTGTGTAAAAAATGGTGAAGCTTAACGTACTGCTCCCTTAAATCTCTATGGAAGGTTTCGTGAAgatctgtaaaaaaaaaagtgtagaAGCTATATCACTAAAATAGATCCTAATGCCCAATATTTGGGCAAATAATAGAGAAGCTTCATGTACTGCTCTCTTAACTCCCTATGGAGGGTTTCGTGAAGattttgcaaatttttttatccaaaaGTCAAAATTGCATATTTTGTGTAATTCCCGTACAATGGTTCCTAAATGCACAAAATATGTGCAAGTGAGACTTCAGATACTGCTCCCCAACTCCCTACGAAGGGTTCCTAAAggtttctcaaaaaaaaaaaaaaattcaaaagtcatatcaccaaaatattTATGGGCTAACATACAcgaaaaaactaagaaaatctTCTAATTTCTATAATATAGTTCCTTGATGCCAAAAAACTTGGGAAAAATATGGTGAGACTTCATGTAGTCTCTCTCAAGTCcccataaaacaaaaaaagtcgcataatttttaaatgttgaCTCATAAATAGGAAAACATGTCAGAAAAAAATGCGGCATTGTTTGTAATGCTTCCCTAACCTATTATATAGATCCTCATCAATTTTTTCCAGAAATCATTTTTGGGTTCTTCGAGGCGCCAattcatgggctaatacacatgaaaaatcaaGATAGTCACGAACTCTTAAAAAGTTGCTCGTAAATACGAAACCTAAAAAATGGTAGGACTGTACGCAAGCTTCCCCAACTAATTATGGATGTCCTCGTAGTggttttcagaaaaaaatttagGGTGCTCTGAGGCGTTATATCCATTGGATAATACACACGAAAACCCAAGAAAATTCTATAATTCCTAAAAATTGGCTTGTAATTGTGAAAATATGCCTAAAAACACAGTGAAACTGTACGTAATGCTTCATTAACTCGTTACAGAGGTCCTCATGaagtttttttagaatttttttgggTTCTCTGAGGCGCTAGAGTCATGGGTACACACGAAAAAAAATTGCGTGATTTTTAGAAAATGGCTCGTGAATGCAAAAAATCctgaaaaaatagttaaattgtATTTAATGCTTCCAGAAATCATTACGGAGGTCATCAAAAAGTTATTTAAGAATTCTTTTTGGGTGCTTCGAGGCGTAAGATTCATGGGCTAATGAAcacataaaatgaataaaatcgTGTGATTCCTAAATCATGGCTCGTGAATGTGAAAATATGCCTTGAAAATGGTGGGATTATACGTAATGCATCCCAaactcattacggaggtcctcataaagttttttcagaaatttTTTTAGGTGCTCCGAGTTCTTTGATCCATATGTTGATACGCACAAAAAGCGGAGAAATTCACGTGATTTCTAAAAAATGGCCCGTGAATGTGAAAATATGCCTTAAACATTATGTGAGTATACGATGTTTTCCTAACTTATTATGGAGATACTCATGATGTTTTCCTGAA
The window above is part of the Solanum pennellii chromosome 5, SPENNV200 genome. Proteins encoded here:
- the LOC107020867 gene encoding LIM domain-containing protein WLIM2b-like translates to MSFTGTQQKCKACEKTVYPVELLSADGISYHKSCFKCTHCKGTLKLSSYSSMEGVLYCKPHFEQLYKESGNFNKNFQSPVKSAEKLTPMLTKSPSKAAGMFSGTQEKCATCGKTAYPLEKVTVENQSYHKSCFKCSHGGCSLNPSNYAALDGILYCKPHFSQLFKEKGSYNHLIKSASMKRPAATVPDS